The Juglans regia cultivar Chandler chromosome 2, Walnut 2.0, whole genome shotgun sequence genome includes a window with the following:
- the LOC109011090 gene encoding deoxyribodipyrimidine photo-lyase isoform X3, protein MASLSSPPSNSTCVQSGRIRVLKERSRASDGAVGPVVYWMFRDQRIRDNWALIHAIDQGNKANAPVAVAFNLFDQFLGAKARQIGFMLRGLKQLQGDLEETLQIPFLLFQGEAEKTIPDFLRECGASLLVTDFSPLREIQRCKEEICKRVSDLVTIHEVDAHNIVPTWVASEKLEYSAKTIRGKINKRLPEYLIDFPTLQPPSRKWTRATLSTDWDGLIANILRKGAEVPEVEWCEPGEKAAMEVLVGSKNGFLTKRLKGYSADRNNPLKPRGLSCLSPYLHFGQISAQRCALEARRVRKVCPQAVDTFLEELIVRRELADNFCFYQHHYDSLKGAWEWARKTLMDHASDKREHIYTEQLEKAQTADPLWNASQLEMVYHGKMHGFMRMYWAKKILEWTTAPEEALEISIYLNDKYEIDGRDPNGYVGCMWSICGVHDQGWKERPVFGKIRYMNYAGCKRKFDVDGYIAYTKRLVGETKKRKAESLQSQKVKELRS, encoded by the exons ATGGCCTCCTTATCTTCTCCCCCCAGCAACTCGACCTGCGTACAATCGGGCCGGATCAGGGTTTTGAAGGAACGATCGCGAGCATCGGACGGGGCGGTGGGTCCTGTTGTGTATTGGATGTTCAGGGACCAAAGGATCAGAGACAACTGGGCGTTGATCCACGCCATTGATCAGGGTAACAAGGCCAATGCACCCGTAGCTGTGGCGTTCAATCTTTTTGATCAGTTTCTAGGGGCGAAAGCTCGTCAGATAGGGTTTATGTTGAGGGGTTTGAAACAACTGCAGGGTGATCTCGAAGAGACCCTTCAAATCCCATTCCTCTTGTTTCAG GGAGAAGCTGAAAAGACTATACCAGATTTTTTAAGAGAATGTGGGGCTTCCCTTTTAGTCACAGACTTCTCACCTTTACGTGAAATTCAGAGGTGTAAAGAGGAAATTTGCAAGAGGGTGAGTGATTTGGTGACCATTCACGAAGTTGATGCCCACAACATAGTACCTACTTGGGTGGCATCAGAGAAGTTGGAGTATAGCGCCAAGACCATAAGGGGAAAGATAAATAAAAGGCTTCCAGAATACCTCATTGATTTTCCTACTTTGCAGCCTCCAAGTAGAAAATGGACCCGTGCAACTTTGTCGACTGATTGGGATGGCCTCATAGCCAATATTTTGAG GAAAGGAGCAGAAGTTCCTGAAGTTGAGTGGTGTGAACCAGGGGAGAAGGCAGCAATGGAAGTATTGGTGGGAAGTAAAAATGGGTTCTTAACGAAAAGGTTGAAAGGTTATTCAGCGGATAGGAATAATCCATTGAAACCTAGAGGGCTTTCTTGTCTCTCTCCATACTTGCATTTTGGGCAAATATCTGCGCAGCGGTGTGCTTTAGAGGCTCGCAGGGTCAGGAAAGTTTGTCCTCAG GCAGTTGATACATTCTTGGAGGAGTTAATTGTGCGCCGAGAACTTGCTGATAACTTCTGTTTCTACCAACATCATTATGATTCACTGAAAGGGGCATGGGAATGGGCACGTAAGACCTTGATGGACCATGCTTCTGACAAGCGAGAACATATCTACAC GGAACAATTGGAAAAGGCACAAACAGCTGATCCT CTTTGGAATGCTTCTCAGTTGGAGATGGTCTACCATGGGAAGATGCATGGTTTCATGCG GATGTATTGGGCAAAAAAGATTCTTGAGTGGACAACAGCACCCGAAGAAGCGCTTGAAATATCGATATATCTAAATGACAAG TATGAAATAGATGGCAGGGATCCAAATGGATATGTCGGTTGCATGTGGTCAATATGTGGCGTTCATGACCAG GGTTGGAAAGAACGTCCAGTTTTTGGGAAAATACGGTACATGAATTATGCAGGTTGCAAAAGGAAATTTGATGTGGATGGATACATTGCTTATACTAAAAGGCTGGTGGGTGAAACTAAGAAGAGAAAAGCAGAAAGCTTGCAGAGTCAGAAAGTGAAGGAGCTCCGTAGTTAG
- the LOC109011090 gene encoding deoxyribodipyrimidine photo-lyase isoform X5 produces the protein MASLSSPPSNSTCVQSGRIRVLKERSRASDGAVGPVVYWMFRDQRIRDNWALIHAIDQGNKANAPVAVAFNLFDQFLGAKARQIGFMLRGLKQLQGDLEETLQIPFLLFQGEAEKTIPDFLRECGASLLVTDFSPLREIQRCKEEICKRVSDLVTIHEVDAHNIVPTWVASEKLEYSAKTIRGKINKRLPEYLIDFPTLQPPSRKWTRATLSTDWDGLIANILRKGAEVPEVEWCEPGEKAAMEVLVGSKNGFLTKRLKGYSADRNNPLKPRGLSCLSPYLHFGQISAQRCALEARRVRKVCPQAVDTFLEELIVRRELADNFCFYQHHYDSLKGAWEWARKTLMDHASDKREHIYTREQLEKAQTADPLWNASQLEMVYHGKMHGFMRMYWAKKILEWTTAPEEALEISIYLNDKYEIDGRDPNGYVGCMWSICGVHDQLVAGISGLERTSSFWENTVHELCRLQKEI, from the exons ATGGCCTCCTTATCTTCTCCCCCCAGCAACTCGACCTGCGTACAATCGGGCCGGATCAGGGTTTTGAAGGAACGATCGCGAGCATCGGACGGGGCGGTGGGTCCTGTTGTGTATTGGATGTTCAGGGACCAAAGGATCAGAGACAACTGGGCGTTGATCCACGCCATTGATCAGGGTAACAAGGCCAATGCACCCGTAGCTGTGGCGTTCAATCTTTTTGATCAGTTTCTAGGGGCGAAAGCTCGTCAGATAGGGTTTATGTTGAGGGGTTTGAAACAACTGCAGGGTGATCTCGAAGAGACCCTTCAAATCCCATTCCTCTTGTTTCAG GGAGAAGCTGAAAAGACTATACCAGATTTTTTAAGAGAATGTGGGGCTTCCCTTTTAGTCACAGACTTCTCACCTTTACGTGAAATTCAGAGGTGTAAAGAGGAAATTTGCAAGAGGGTGAGTGATTTGGTGACCATTCACGAAGTTGATGCCCACAACATAGTACCTACTTGGGTGGCATCAGAGAAGTTGGAGTATAGCGCCAAGACCATAAGGGGAAAGATAAATAAAAGGCTTCCAGAATACCTCATTGATTTTCCTACTTTGCAGCCTCCAAGTAGAAAATGGACCCGTGCAACTTTGTCGACTGATTGGGATGGCCTCATAGCCAATATTTTGAG GAAAGGAGCAGAAGTTCCTGAAGTTGAGTGGTGTGAACCAGGGGAGAAGGCAGCAATGGAAGTATTGGTGGGAAGTAAAAATGGGTTCTTAACGAAAAGGTTGAAAGGTTATTCAGCGGATAGGAATAATCCATTGAAACCTAGAGGGCTTTCTTGTCTCTCTCCATACTTGCATTTTGGGCAAATATCTGCGCAGCGGTGTGCTTTAGAGGCTCGCAGGGTCAGGAAAGTTTGTCCTCAG GCAGTTGATACATTCTTGGAGGAGTTAATTGTGCGCCGAGAACTTGCTGATAACTTCTGTTTCTACCAACATCATTATGATTCACTGAAAGGGGCATGGGAATGGGCACGTAAGACCTTGATGGACCATGCTTCTGACAAGCGAGAACATATCTACAC CAGGGAACAATTGGAAAAGGCACAAACAGCTGATCCT CTTTGGAATGCTTCTCAGTTGGAGATGGTCTACCATGGGAAGATGCATGGTTTCATGCG GATGTATTGGGCAAAAAAGATTCTTGAGTGGACAACAGCACCCGAAGAAGCGCTTGAAATATCGATATATCTAAATGACAAG TATGAAATAGATGGCAGGGATCCAAATGGATATGTCGGTTGCATGTGGTCAATATGTGGCGTTCATGACCAG CTAGTTGCTGGCATTTCAGGGTTGGAAAGAACGTCCAGTTTTTGGGAAAATACGGTACATGAATTATGCAGGTTGCAAAAGGAAATTTGA
- the LOC109011090 gene encoding deoxyribodipyrimidine photo-lyase isoform X1 gives MASLSSPPSNSTCVQSGRIRVLKERSRASDGAVGPVVYWMFRDQRIRDNWALIHAIDQGNKANAPVAVAFNLFDQFLGAKARQIGFMLRGLKQLQGDLEETLQIPFLLFQGEAEKTIPDFLRECGASLLVTDFSPLREIQRCKEEICKRVSDLVTIHEVDAHNIVPTWVASEKLEYSAKTIRGKINKRLPEYLIDFPTLQPPSRKWTRATLSTDWDGLIANILRKGAEVPEVEWCEPGEKAAMEVLVGSKNGFLTKRLKGYSADRNNPLKPRGLSCLSPYLHFGQISAQRCALEARRVRKVCPQAVDTFLEELIVRRELADNFCFYQHHYDSLKGAWEWARKTLMDHASDKREHIYTREQLEKAQTADPLWNASQLEMVYHGKMHGFMRMYWAKKILEWTTAPEEALEISIYLNDKYEIDGRDPNGYVGCMWSICGVHDQGWKERPVFGKIRYMNYAGCKRKFDVDGYIAYTKRLVGETKKRKAESLQSQKVKELRS, from the exons ATGGCCTCCTTATCTTCTCCCCCCAGCAACTCGACCTGCGTACAATCGGGCCGGATCAGGGTTTTGAAGGAACGATCGCGAGCATCGGACGGGGCGGTGGGTCCTGTTGTGTATTGGATGTTCAGGGACCAAAGGATCAGAGACAACTGGGCGTTGATCCACGCCATTGATCAGGGTAACAAGGCCAATGCACCCGTAGCTGTGGCGTTCAATCTTTTTGATCAGTTTCTAGGGGCGAAAGCTCGTCAGATAGGGTTTATGTTGAGGGGTTTGAAACAACTGCAGGGTGATCTCGAAGAGACCCTTCAAATCCCATTCCTCTTGTTTCAG GGAGAAGCTGAAAAGACTATACCAGATTTTTTAAGAGAATGTGGGGCTTCCCTTTTAGTCACAGACTTCTCACCTTTACGTGAAATTCAGAGGTGTAAAGAGGAAATTTGCAAGAGGGTGAGTGATTTGGTGACCATTCACGAAGTTGATGCCCACAACATAGTACCTACTTGGGTGGCATCAGAGAAGTTGGAGTATAGCGCCAAGACCATAAGGGGAAAGATAAATAAAAGGCTTCCAGAATACCTCATTGATTTTCCTACTTTGCAGCCTCCAAGTAGAAAATGGACCCGTGCAACTTTGTCGACTGATTGGGATGGCCTCATAGCCAATATTTTGAG GAAAGGAGCAGAAGTTCCTGAAGTTGAGTGGTGTGAACCAGGGGAGAAGGCAGCAATGGAAGTATTGGTGGGAAGTAAAAATGGGTTCTTAACGAAAAGGTTGAAAGGTTATTCAGCGGATAGGAATAATCCATTGAAACCTAGAGGGCTTTCTTGTCTCTCTCCATACTTGCATTTTGGGCAAATATCTGCGCAGCGGTGTGCTTTAGAGGCTCGCAGGGTCAGGAAAGTTTGTCCTCAG GCAGTTGATACATTCTTGGAGGAGTTAATTGTGCGCCGAGAACTTGCTGATAACTTCTGTTTCTACCAACATCATTATGATTCACTGAAAGGGGCATGGGAATGGGCACGTAAGACCTTGATGGACCATGCTTCTGACAAGCGAGAACATATCTACAC CAGGGAACAATTGGAAAAGGCACAAACAGCTGATCCT CTTTGGAATGCTTCTCAGTTGGAGATGGTCTACCATGGGAAGATGCATGGTTTCATGCG GATGTATTGGGCAAAAAAGATTCTTGAGTGGACAACAGCACCCGAAGAAGCGCTTGAAATATCGATATATCTAAATGACAAG TATGAAATAGATGGCAGGGATCCAAATGGATATGTCGGTTGCATGTGGTCAATATGTGGCGTTCATGACCAG GGTTGGAAAGAACGTCCAGTTTTTGGGAAAATACGGTACATGAATTATGCAGGTTGCAAAAGGAAATTTGATGTGGATGGATACATTGCTTATACTAAAAGGCTGGTGGGTGAAACTAAGAAGAGAAAAGCAGAAAGCTTGCAGAGTCAGAAAGTGAAGGAGCTCCGTAGTTAG
- the LOC118344539 gene encoding SNARE-interacting protein KEULE-like, with translation MLVFLLVYSDSILRHASSDFKKMGQRIFVFIVGGATRSELRVCHKLTTKLKREVVLGSSSLDDPPQFITKLKMLTAHELSIDDLQI, from the exons ATGTTAGTTTTCCTCCTGGTCTATAGTGATTCGATACTAAGACACGCATCTAGTGATTTTAAGAAGATGGGCCAGCGgatatttgtatttattgttGGTGGAGCTACTAGATCTGAG CTTAGGGTTTGCCACAAGCTTACAACTAAATTGAAGAGGGAAGTTGTTCTAGGCTCATCAAGTCTTGATGATCCTCCACAATTTATTACG AAATTGAAGATGTTGACAGCACATGAACTCTCCATCGATGATCTCCAGATATAA